One region of Intestinimonas massiliensis (ex Afouda et al. 2020) genomic DNA includes:
- a CDS encoding tripartite tricarboxylate transporter TctB family protein: MKKKDILLELSLPVVMAALGIFVLIKAESIKPKSAATFPRICAVLMLIGVAVTILQILVTKKKTTHFEGLRVEKALLLLLMILLYTILLPRIGYIIPTLLLCACIMLLLNYRKLPVIGLCACIAVAVIFVLFKIILKVPLPMLFLDF; encoded by the coding sequence ATGAAAAAGAAGGATATTCTTCTTGAACTATCCCTGCCTGTAGTAATGGCCGCGCTTGGAATCTTTGTGCTGATAAAGGCCGAGTCCATTAAGCCGAAATCTGCCGCTACATTTCCCCGAATCTGTGCCGTTCTTATGCTGATCGGTGTGGCTGTTACAATTCTTCAAATCCTGGTCACCAAGAAAAAGACGACTCACTTTGAAGGTCTGCGCGTAGAGAAGGCGCTGCTTCTGCTGCTGATGATTCTGTTGTACACCATCCTGCTGCCCAGAATCGGTTACATCATTCCCACGCTGCTGCTGTGCGCCTGCATCATGCTGCTGCTGAACTATCGGAAACTGCCGGTGATCGGCCTGTGCGCCTGCATCGCGGTCGCGGTTATTTTCGTGCTCTTCAAGATCATTCTGAAGGTTCCCCTTCCGATGCTCTTCCTTGATTTTTAA